The following are encoded together in the Flavobacterium sp. TR2 genome:
- a CDS encoding mechanosensitive ion channel family protein, whose translation MENFVRDVFKHLENYYYSIVDLTPKFILAILVVLISWFIASRAGIFAGNRLKAKMHDRLLAVFIARLIKSVLIIIGLLFMFRIIGLEGVAQSMLAGAGISAFVIGFALKDIGENFLAGILLAFKRPFSIGDIIESNGVKGEVINLNLRDTEVKSDSKIIYIPNALLIKNTLINYNSEGFLLQTFTVGLEYGSDYTRAIELVKEVLGNSEEVTQKDHDNAAVITDVIAGGIIQLNVRYWVKTASTIQNSECRSKIIAAVLKKLKENEFVLK comes from the coding sequence ATGGAAAATTTCGTTCGGGACGTTTTTAAACATTTAGAAAACTATTATTACAGTATTGTCGATCTTACGCCAAAATTTATTCTGGCCATTTTGGTCGTTCTCATTTCGTGGTTTATCGCAAGCCGTGCGGGCATTTTTGCAGGAAACCGACTTAAAGCTAAGATGCATGATCGTCTTCTGGCAGTTTTTATTGCGCGTTTGATCAAGTCTGTTCTTATCATTATCGGGCTCTTGTTTATGTTCCGAATTATCGGCTTGGAAGGCGTTGCACAGAGTATGCTTGCAGGTGCAGGAATCTCGGCTTTTGTAATTGGTTTTGCACTTAAAGATATTGGCGAAAATTTCTTGGCAGGAATTCTGCTCGCATTCAAACGTCCGTTTTCTATTGGCGATATTATCGAAAGCAACGGCGTAAAAGGCGAAGTCATCAACCTCAATCTGCGCGATACCGAAGTAAAAAGCGATTCTAAAATCATTTACATTCCAAACGCGCTGCTCATAAAAAACACTTTAATCAACTACAACAGCGAAGGTTTTTTGCTCCAGACTTTCACTGTCGGGCTAGAATATGGCTCTGATTATACCCGTGCCATCGAACTCGTAAAAGAGGTTCTCGGAAATAGTGAAGAAGTAACCCAAAAAGACCACGATAACGCCGCCGTAATTACCGATGTTATTGCAGGCGGAATTATTCAGCTCAATGTCCGCTATTGGGTTAAAACTGCATCAACGATTCAAAACTCAGAATGCCGTTCTAAAATTATTGCTGCGGTTTTGAAGAAACTGAAAGAGAATGAGTTTGTGCTTAAATAA
- a CDS encoding anhydro-N-acetylmuramic acid kinase: protein MNKNIKALYEIAQKETRKIVGLMSGTSLDGLDLALCKISGEGGNTIVKIEQFETIDYNDDIKTEIRKVFAQKTIDFQHLVLLNEWIANLHAEMINDCLSKWNIPATEVDLIASHGQTVLHAPKFLHQKEKFPNATLQIGDGDHIAVKTGIITLSDFRQKHVAAGGEGAPLAVYGDYLLFSKKGENRIMLNMGGIANFTYLPASQNAEEVFVTDTGTANTLIDIFTKQFFPEKSFDKDAEIAKKGTVNQGLLSELKSDAFFQKSFPKTIGQELFNHEFVNSALEKLELQNISASDLLATLTRLSAETIAEAVLFVVENTKTPIEEVTVYMSGGGARNPLMVKWLQELLSCKFEKSDVLGISGDAKEAVLFAVLANETISGGNYNFGNSKGIPSVTMGKISFPD, encoded by the coding sequence ATGAATAAAAACATAAAAGCCCTCTACGAAATTGCTCAAAAAGAGACTCGAAAAATAGTAGGTTTAATGTCGGGAACTTCGCTCGACGGACTTGATTTGGCTCTTTGCAAAATTTCGGGCGAAGGCGGAAATACAATTGTGAAAATTGAGCAGTTTGAAACCATTGACTACAACGATGATATTAAAACCGAAATCAGAAAAGTGTTTGCTCAAAAAACAATTGATTTTCAGCATTTGGTTTTGCTCAACGAATGGATTGCAAATCTTCACGCCGAAATGATAAATGATTGTCTTTCAAAATGGAACATTCCTGCAACCGAAGTCGATTTGATTGCTTCGCACGGACAGACGGTTCTGCACGCTCCGAAGTTTTTGCATCAGAAGGAAAAATTTCCAAATGCAACTTTGCAAATTGGCGATGGCGATCATATTGCGGTAAAAACCGGAATTATCACACTTTCAGATTTCAGACAAAAACACGTCGCTGCGGGTGGAGAAGGCGCGCCTTTGGCTGTGTATGGCGATTATTTATTATTCAGCAAAAAAGGGGAAAACCGAATCATGCTTAACATGGGCGGAATTGCCAATTTCACTTATTTGCCCGCTTCACAAAACGCCGAAGAAGTTTTCGTAACCGATACGGGAACCGCAAATACATTAATTGATATTTTCACCAAACAGTTTTTCCCTGAAAAAAGCTTCGATAAAGATGCTGAAATTGCTAAAAAAGGAACCGTAAATCAAGGACTTTTAAGCGAACTGAAAAGCGATGCTTTTTTCCAGAAAAGCTTCCCGAAAACTATCGGTCAGGAATTATTCAATCACGAATTTGTAAATTCAGCTTTGGAAAAATTAGAATTGCAAAATATTTCGGCATCAGATTTGCTGGCAACTTTAACACGTTTAAGCGCAGAAACGATAGCCGAAGCCGTTTTGTTTGTTGTAGAAAATACTAAAACGCCAATCGAAGAGGTTACAGTTTATATGTCTGGCGGTGGTGCCCGAAATCCGTTAATGGTGAAGTGGTTACAGGAATTATTGTCATGTAAATTTGAAAAAAGCGACGTACTCGGAATTTCTGGTGACGCAAAAGAAGCGGTTTTATTTGCGGTATTGGCCAATGAAACCATTTCTGGAGGCAATTACAATTTCGGAAACAGCAAAGGAATTCCATCGGTAACAATGGGAAAGATTTCGTTTCCTGATTAA
- a CDS encoding MFS transporter, with amino-acid sequence MKIDNKPWFWIPLLNFASGLPYAIIISVSVIMYKNLGISNEDIGVYTSLLYLPWVIKPLWSPLIELIGTKRKWFLLMQLIISIAFLLVGFTIPLNGFFIMTLSIFWVAAFASASNDIASDGFYLLVLPEDKQSFFIGIRSTFYRLSMLAGNGLVVLFAGYLEHKFGDNTKAWSYTMICVGLLMTFITVYNFFFTPKNEINIVENKKETPHQNFGTIFVSFFQKKQIGLILTFILVFRLGESQLLKMLSPFLLDSKELGGMGLDTEAVGIIYGTCGVAALTIGGILGGIAISKQGLTKWMFPMFLAMHLPILGFILLAFFHPSSIYYIYAVVIVEQFGYGFGFTAFMMYLIHVAEGESKTAHYALATGFMALGMMLPGMLSGYIQKFLGYQNFFIWVLIATIPGLILSRFLTFPKDFGKKSEEEV; translated from the coding sequence ATGAAAATAGATAACAAACCTTGGTTCTGGATACCGCTTCTAAACTTCGCATCTGGATTGCCTTATGCCATAATTATTTCAGTTTCAGTAATTATGTACAAAAATCTAGGTATTTCTAACGAAGATATCGGTGTTTACACCAGTTTGCTTTATCTGCCGTGGGTTATCAAACCGCTTTGGAGTCCTCTTATTGAATTGATCGGCACCAAAAGAAAATGGTTTCTGCTAATGCAGCTCATCATTTCTATCGCTTTTCTGCTGGTCGGTTTCACCATTCCGCTCAATGGTTTTTTCATTATGACATTATCCATATTCTGGGTTGCGGCCTTTGCTTCGGCATCTAACGATATTGCCAGCGATGGTTTTTATTTATTGGTTTTACCAGAAGACAAGCAATCTTTCTTTATCGGCATCAGAAGTACTTTTTACAGACTTTCCATGCTTGCAGGAAACGGATTGGTGGTGCTTTTTGCAGGATATTTAGAACATAAATTTGGAGACAATACCAAAGCTTGGTCTTATACCATGATTTGTGTCGGTTTGTTGATGACTTTTATTACGGTTTACAATTTCTTTTTTACGCCAAAGAACGAAATTAATATTGTAGAAAATAAAAAGGAAACGCCTCATCAAAACTTCGGAACCATATTTGTCAGTTTCTTTCAGAAAAAACAAATCGGATTAATTCTGACGTTTATCCTTGTTTTCAGATTAGGAGAATCTCAATTGCTAAAAATGCTGAGTCCTTTTTTATTAGATTCAAAAGAATTAGGCGGAATGGGATTGGACACCGAAGCTGTTGGAATCATTTACGGAACTTGCGGAGTTGCGGCCTTAACTATTGGAGGCATATTAGGCGGAATCGCAATTTCTAAACAAGGGCTTACAAAATGGATGTTTCCGATGTTTTTAGCCATGCACCTTCCAATTCTAGGATTTATACTATTGGCTTTCTTTCATCCTTCCTCAATTTACTATATTTATGCCGTCGTAATTGTTGAGCAATTTGGTTACGGTTTCGGTTTTACGGCTTTTATGATGTATTTGATTCATGTTGCAGAAGGAGAATCGAAAACAGCGCATTATGCACTTGCAACTGGTTTTATGGCATTAGGAATGATGCTTCCAGGAATGTTAAGCGGTTATATTCAAAAATTTTTAGGCTACCAAAACTTCTTTATTTGGGTTTTAATAGCTACAATTCCAGGTCTTATTTTATCACGTTTTTTAACTTTCCCAAAAGATTTTGGGAAGAAATCAGAAGAAGAAGTTTAA
- a CDS encoding amino acid permease — MAFSSLFRKKTVQDILKQVAQNETDGHNALGKHLTTRDLTAFGIAAIVGAGIFSTIGKASADGGPAVIFLFLFTALACSFAAFAYAEFASMVPVSGSAYTYSYVAFGELIAWVIGWALIMEYAVGNITVAISWSDYFTGLLQSGGIHLPQWIQMDYLTASNGFKDAEALMRGGKSFENLSVALQQAHTAWATAPTIGSFHFVTDIPALFIIILITALVYRGMKESRNASNLMVVVKLCVVLLVIAVGIFYVDTANWDPFAPNGVSGVLKGVSAVFFAYIGFDAISTTAEECKNPQRDLPRGMMWAIIICTLLYIAIALVLTGMVKYHELNVGDPLAFVFDKLDLKWMSGIIAVSAVVAMASVLLVFQMGQPRIWMSMSRDGLLPKKFSTVHPKFKTPSFATIVTGFVVAIPALFLNLTMVTDLCSIGTLFAFVLVCAGVLVLQNKPEIPRGKFKTPYINSKFILPILMIAGLYYAFAFNNKATMAFINNDPQIYDATSIVTSLDKSESEQVFKYLESIEVNNKTAETSDLEHLLAQYQDDEAKYAEVVKGLPIADSAKYESGLSLFKHKIPMWIFLFVLVGLAVWAFRKNLSLIPLLGLICCLYMMAELSVWNWIYFTVWLIIGLLIYFGYSRKNSKLNTI; from the coding sequence ATGGCATTTTCAAGCTTATTCCGAAAGAAAACAGTACAGGATATTCTGAAGCAGGTTGCGCAGAACGAAACAGATGGTCATAATGCTTTAGGGAAACATTTGACTACTAGAGATTTAACGGCTTTTGGAATAGCGGCGATTGTTGGGGCAGGAATTTTTAGCACTATCGGAAAAGCTAGTGCAGACGGAGGGCCAGCCGTAATTTTCTTATTCTTATTTACAGCTTTGGCTTGTAGTTTTGCCGCTTTTGCGTATGCAGAATTTGCGTCAATGGTTCCAGTTTCTGGAAGTGCTTACACGTATTCGTATGTGGCTTTTGGAGAATTGATTGCTTGGGTCATTGGCTGGGCTTTGATTATGGAATATGCCGTTGGAAACATAACAGTTGCCATATCGTGGAGCGATTATTTTACTGGACTGCTCCAGAGTGGCGGAATTCATTTGCCGCAATGGATCCAGATGGATTATTTGACTGCTTCAAACGGATTTAAAGATGCTGAAGCTTTAATGCGAGGCGGAAAATCATTCGAAAATTTAAGTGTTGCTTTACAGCAGGCGCATACCGCATGGGCGACAGCACCAACAATTGGATCTTTTCATTTCGTTACTGATATACCAGCTTTATTCATTATTATTTTGATTACAGCCTTGGTTTATAGAGGAATGAAAGAATCTCGTAATGCCAGCAATTTAATGGTTGTGGTAAAACTTTGCGTAGTGCTTTTGGTTATTGCAGTCGGAATATTTTATGTTGACACAGCAAATTGGGATCCGTTTGCGCCAAATGGAGTTAGCGGGGTTTTAAAAGGGGTTTCAGCTGTTTTCTTTGCTTACATTGGTTTTGATGCGATTTCTACAACAGCAGAAGAATGCAAAAATCCGCAAAGAGATTTGCCTCGTGGAATGATGTGGGCCATTATTATCTGTACACTTTTATACATTGCCATTGCTCTTGTTTTAACTGGAATGGTAAAATACCACGAATTAAATGTTGGAGACCCTTTGGCATTTGTTTTCGATAAATTAGATTTAAAATGGATGTCAGGAATTATTGCTGTAAGTGCAGTAGTGGCAATGGCGAGCGTTTTATTAGTTTTTCAAATGGGGCAGCCTCGTATCTGGATGAGTATGAGCCGTGATGGTTTGCTTCCAAAGAAATTCTCAACTGTTCACCCAAAATTCAAAACACCTTCTTTCGCTACAATCGTAACAGGTTTTGTAGTGGCAATTCCGGCATTATTTTTAAACTTGACAATGGTAACCGATTTATGCAGTATCGGAACATTGTTTGCCTTTGTGTTAGTTTGCGCGGGAGTTTTAGTGTTACAAAACAAGCCTGAAATTCCAAGAGGGAAATTCAAGACGCCTTACATCAATTCAAAATTCATTTTGCCAATATTAATGATTGCAGGATTGTATTATGCTTTTGCTTTCAATAATAAGGCGACAATGGCATTCATCAATAACGATCCGCAGATTTACGATGCGACTTCAATTGTAACTTCTTTAGATAAATCAGAGTCAGAACAAGTTTTCAAATATTTAGAAAGTATCGAAGTAAACAATAAGACTGCAGAAACATCCGATTTAGAGCATTTATTAGCCCAATATCAAGATGATGAAGCAAAATATGCTGAGGTAGTAAAAGGTCTGCCAATTGCTGATTCGGCAAAATATGAATCAGGACTTAGCTTATTTAAACACAAAATTCCAATGTGGATTTTCTTATTCGTTTTAGTTGGATTGGCTGTTTGGGCATTCAGAAAAAACCTGTCTTTAATTCCGCTTTTAGGATTGATCTGCTGTCTGTACATGATGGCTGAATTAAGTGTTTGGAACTGGATTTATTTTACCGTTTGGCTAATAATCGGACTTCTGATTTATTTTGGCTACAGCCGAAAAAACAGTAAACTGAATACTATTTAG
- a CDS encoding glycoside hydrolase family 10 protein has protein sequence MHKNQHLLYSLLFLFFFGWKSVSQEKIMHPKNEFRGVWIATVVNIDWPKTATDNVEKEKADYLEILEAYKKLNYNAVIVQIRSVGDAIYPSEFAPWSRFLTGKEGSAPNPYYDTLAWMIEQAHNRGFEFHAWLNPYRATFDLNKNLLSPNHDLFKHPEWMIEYGGKYYYDPALPEVQAHLTKVVKEVVDKYDIDAIHFDDYFYPYAVPGKVFNDSASYKKYGAGLSLADWRRANVSNFVHAISNTIKESKPWVQFGISPFGVWRNKYQDPKGSETQSTSNYDDLYADPMLWMDQKWIDYILPQLYWSMNNTRASYSKLVKWWSENANNTAIYIGHATYKIRADGDKNWNYMTEIPNQIDLLRTFKNVSGSAYFSSKWFMGKNFDVVRHLEENQYKYPALPAAVPNLRHVIIDTPKVLEYSKDSIKYNFTFQSPLNTKVRYMVVYGGEHISKIDINDATKIIEKVTVKEVDGKITFAIAAGKLNLYKACAVTFIDYYANESTPTAIDLKKPFKNYTPNQPNENR, from the coding sequence ATGCATAAAAATCAGCACTTACTATACTCTCTCCTATTTTTGTTTTTCTTCGGATGGAAATCTGTTTCTCAGGAAAAAATAATGCATCCTAAAAATGAATTTAGAGGTGTTTGGATTGCAACAGTTGTCAATATCGACTGGCCTAAAACAGCAACAGACAACGTAGAAAAAGAAAAAGCTGATTATCTTGAAATTTTAGAAGCCTACAAAAAACTGAATTACAATGCTGTAATTGTTCAAATTAGAAGTGTAGGCGATGCTATTTATCCTTCAGAATTTGCTCCTTGGTCAAGATTTTTGACTGGAAAGGAAGGTTCGGCTCCAAATCCGTATTATGATACTTTGGCTTGGATGATTGAACAGGCTCATAACCGCGGATTTGAATTTCACGCTTGGTTAAATCCTTATCGTGCCACTTTCGATTTGAACAAAAATCTTTTAAGCCCAAATCACGATCTATTTAAACACCCAGAATGGATGATTGAATATGGAGGGAAATATTATTACGATCCTGCTTTGCCAGAAGTTCAGGCACATTTAACTAAAGTGGTTAAAGAAGTTGTTGACAAATATGATATTGACGCAATTCATTTTGATGATTATTTTTATCCTTATGCTGTTCCTGGAAAAGTTTTTAACGATTCTGCATCTTACAAAAAGTACGGAGCAGGTTTAAGCCTTGCGGACTGGCGCCGTGCAAATGTGAGCAACTTTGTGCACGCGATTTCGAATACAATTAAAGAAAGCAAACCTTGGGTACAATTCGGAATAAGTCCGTTTGGCGTTTGGCGCAACAAATATCAAGACCCGAAAGGTTCTGAAACACAATCTACTTCTAATTATGATGATTTATATGCTGATCCAATGCTTTGGATGGATCAAAAATGGATCGATTATATTCTGCCTCAATTGTATTGGAGTATGAACAACACAAGAGCATCATATTCTAAATTGGTAAAATGGTGGTCTGAAAACGCTAATAACACGGCTATTTATATCGGTCACGCTACCTACAAAATTAGAGCTGACGGTGATAAAAACTGGAATTATATGACTGAAATTCCAAATCAGATTGATCTTCTAAGAACCTTTAAAAATGTTTCTGGAAGTGCTTATTTCAGTTCAAAATGGTTTATGGGCAAAAACTTCGATGTGGTTCGCCATTTAGAAGAAAATCAATATAAATATCCTGCGCTTCCTGCGGCAGTTCCAAATTTAAGGCACGTTATTATCGATACTCCAAAAGTTTTGGAATATAGTAAAGACAGCATTAAATATAATTTTACATTTCAAAGTCCGCTGAATACAAAGGTTCGCTATATGGTGGTTTATGGAGGCGAGCATATTTCGAAAATTGATATCAATGATGCAACAAAAATCATTGAAAAAGTGACCGTAAAAGAAGTTGACGGAAAAATTACTTTCGCGATAGCGGCAGGAAAGTTAAACCTTTACAAAGCCTGCGCTGTCACTTTTATTGATTATTATGCTAATGAAAGTACGCCAACTGCTATAGACCTAAAAAAACCATTTAAAAACTATACACCAAATCAGCCTAATGAAAATAGATAA
- a CDS encoding DUF695 domain-containing protein — MSFLDKILGRKDAPIQSYNDFWNWFSANEKDFFKTVQSGENIHQGFFDRLAPKLDEIHEGIYFLTGMFDDQTAELVLTPDGAIRNVYAIEELVANAPKINGWKFTALKPASDINNVSITYQDFEFSKENLKFYPRIHEGYPDEIDLVIVYDHFVEAKKSNITNGVYIFLDNYLGELHSVTLIDNLLVAGPEQTSEELIPIEKLKDYLIWREKEFVEKYEGTRHNTENDSYANFEGKKQDGSIVLALINTTIIEWDKKASHPWVFIVAIPFDDCDNGGLPDEKTYKLLDEIEEEIIHNLPDSEGYLNIGRETANNKREIFFTCKDFRKPAKIADELIKKYSGVFEISYEIYKDKYWQSFRHFEPR; from the coding sequence ATGAGTTTTCTCGATAAAATATTGGGCAGAAAAGATGCTCCAATACAATCTTACAATGATTTCTGGAATTGGTTTTCAGCAAACGAAAAAGACTTTTTTAAAACCGTTCAAAGCGGAGAAAATATACATCAAGGTTTTTTTGATAGATTGGCTCCAAAACTGGATGAAATACACGAAGGAATTTATTTTCTTACTGGAATGTTTGATGATCAGACTGCCGAATTAGTTCTTACGCCCGACGGAGCAATCAGGAATGTTTATGCAATTGAAGAATTAGTGGCTAATGCTCCCAAAATTAATGGCTGGAAATTTACTGCTCTAAAACCAGCATCAGACATCAATAATGTAAGCATAACATATCAGGATTTTGAATTCAGTAAAGAAAACTTAAAATTTTATCCTCGAATTCATGAAGGTTATCCTGACGAAATAGATTTAGTGATTGTTTATGATCATTTTGTAGAAGCGAAAAAATCTAATATTACCAACGGAGTGTATATTTTTCTGGATAATTATTTGGGAGAACTGCATTCTGTCACGTTAATTGATAATCTTCTAGTGGCTGGACCTGAGCAAACTTCGGAAGAGTTAATACCAATCGAGAAATTAAAAGATTATTTAATTTGGAGAGAAAAAGAATTTGTTGAGAAATACGAAGGAACCCGACATAATACAGAGAATGACAGTTATGCTAATTTTGAAGGTAAAAAACAAGATGGCTCAATAGTTCTGGCTCTGATCAATACTACAATTATTGAGTGGGATAAAAAAGCATCGCATCCGTGGGTTTTTATAGTAGCAATTCCTTTTGATGACTGCGATAATGGAGGATTGCCAGACGAAAAAACATATAAGCTGTTAGATGAAATCGAAGAAGAAATTATCCATAATTTACCAGATTCTGAAGGTTATTTAAATATTGGGCGAGAAACGGCAAACAATAAAAGGGAAATCTTTTTTACTTGCAAAGACTTTAGAAAACCAGCCAAAATTGCCGATGAATTAATTAAAAAATACAGCGGTGTTTTTGAAATAAGTTACGAAATCTATAAAGACAAATATTGGCAGTCGTTTAGACATTTTGAGCCAAGATAA
- a CDS encoding FAD-binding and (Fe-S)-binding domain-containing protein, with translation MLTQSHLEQLASELEGTLLYDDLHKTLYSTDASVYRIRPNAVALPKSVADISKLIRFAAEHNISITPRTAGTSLAGQAVGDGLVVDVSKHFTKILGYDAEKRTVTVQPGVIRDELNLYLKPHGVFFAPITSTSNRAMIGGMVGNNSSGTTSIRYGVTRDKIAEVKAILSDGTEVAFGELTSAEFIEKTKGDSLENKIYKSVYDELSLKENQEEIIKEFPKPEIHRRNTGYAVDILLKSELFGGTEPTINLGKLLCGSEGTLAFTTEVTLKVDDLPPPHSIMVVAHYHTIQESLESVVVAMKHHLYTCEMIDDTILDCTKTSREHIKNRFFLVGEPKAIMLFEVASNTLEDAERQANDLIADLEKNNFGYALVKIYGPDIDKANELRKAGLGLLGSIVGDDKAADSIEDTAVELSDLPAYIAEFSAMMLRHGQEAIYYAHAGAGELHLRPVLNLKKTSDLKLFRTIATEVAHLVKKYRGSLSGEHGDGIVRGEFIPFMIGDKNYELLKRLKLAFDPNSVLNIGKIVKALKMDENHRVVSGRVEPDIKTFQDFSDSLGILRAAEKCNGSGDCRKMPSAGGAMCPSYRATRNEKETTRARANALREYLTYSEKENKFDQKELYEVFELCVSCKACASECPSNVDAATLKAEFLYQYQKANGFSTRNKIFANNAKLNKMGSKFPSITNFISNQALVKKTMGIAPERQVPLLAKKTFRKWHQNHKTAQTDFPNGRLYLFVDEFTNYYDVNIGIDAFELLSALGYQVLVVDHEESGRTYLSKGFLEEAKEIANHNVNVFKDLVSANSPLIGIEPSAILTFRDEYLRLADDKEAAEKLSGNAFTIEEFFKKEIIDGKITSDSFSEETKEIKIHGHCHQKSLSSVEATFAMLNLPKNNTVTIYNSGCCGMAGSFGYEKEHYQVSMQMGEDTLFPKVRNTAENVKIAAAGTSCRHQIYDGTKREAQHPVSILRNCLKG, from the coding sequence ATGTTGACCCAATCTCATTTAGAGCAATTAGCCAGCGAACTCGAAGGCACACTTTTATACGACGATCTTCATAAAACACTTTATTCGACAGATGCATCGGTGTATCGCATTCGGCCCAATGCGGTGGCTTTGCCTAAATCTGTGGCGGATATCAGCAAATTAATTCGTTTTGCTGCAGAGCATAATATTTCGATTACGCCTAGAACAGCTGGAACTTCTCTTGCCGGACAAGCGGTTGGAGATGGCCTCGTGGTTGATGTTTCGAAACACTTTACCAAAATATTAGGTTATGATGCAGAGAAAAGAACTGTTACGGTTCAGCCTGGCGTTATTCGTGATGAATTGAACTTATATCTAAAACCTCACGGCGTATTTTTTGCTCCTATTACATCAACTTCAAATCGTGCGATGATCGGCGGAATGGTCGGAAATAATTCTTCTGGAACAACTTCGATACGTTATGGTGTTACGCGCGATAAAATTGCTGAGGTGAAAGCGATTTTGAGTGACGGAACTGAAGTGGCCTTTGGCGAATTGACTTCGGCAGAATTTATCGAGAAAACCAAAGGCGATTCTTTAGAAAATAAAATCTACAAAAGTGTTTATGACGAACTTTCGCTTAAAGAAAATCAGGAGGAAATTATAAAAGAGTTTCCAAAGCCAGAAATTCACCGTAGAAATACAGGTTATGCCGTTGATATTTTGTTGAAATCTGAATTGTTTGGCGGAACTGAGCCCACCATAAATTTAGGAAAACTGCTTTGCGGAAGCGAAGGAACTTTGGCCTTTACAACCGAAGTAACTTTAAAAGTTGATGATTTGCCTCCTCCTCATAGTATTATGGTTGTGGCACATTATCATACGATTCAGGAATCTTTAGAATCGGTTGTGGTGGCGATGAAACATCATTTGTACACTTGCGAAATGATCGATGATACCATTTTGGATTGCACCAAAACGAGTCGTGAGCATATTAAAAACCGCTTCTTTTTGGTTGGAGAACCCAAAGCGATTATGTTGTTTGAAGTCGCTTCCAATACTTTAGAAGATGCTGAAAGGCAAGCCAATGATTTGATTGCCGATTTAGAAAAAAACAATTTTGGTTACGCGCTTGTAAAGATTTACGGGCCTGATATTGATAAAGCGAACGAATTAAGAAAAGCCGGACTCGGACTTTTGGGAAGTATTGTAGGCGATGATAAAGCGGCAGATTCTATCGAAGACACAGCGGTAGAATTAAGCGATTTGCCAGCTTATATTGCAGAATTTTCGGCGATGATGTTGCGTCACGGACAGGAAGCGATTTATTACGCTCACGCAGGTGCGGGAGAGTTGCATTTGCGTCCTGTTTTGAATTTGAAAAAAACATCCGATTTAAAATTATTTAGAACCATTGCTACAGAAGTGGCACATTTGGTCAAAAAATACAGAGGTTCGTTAAGCGGTGAACACGGAGACGGAATCGTGCGCGGAGAGTTTATTCCGTTTATGATTGGTGATAAAAATTACGAATTGCTGAAAAGATTAAAATTGGCATTTGACCCGAATTCGGTTTTAAATATCGGGAAGATTGTCAAGGCCTTAAAGATGGATGAAAATCATCGTGTAGTTTCAGGTAGGGTAGAGCCGGATATAAAAACGTTTCAGGATTTCTCAGATAGTTTAGGAATTTTGCGTGCAGCCGAAAAGTGCAACGGTTCTGGAGATTGCCGAAAAATGCCATCGGCAGGAGGAGCGATGTGCCCAAGCTATCGTGCAACCAGAAATGAGAAAGAAACGACTCGCGCACGAGCGAATGCGCTGAGAGAATATTTGACGTATTCTGAAAAAGAAAATAAATTTGACCAGAAAGAATTATACGAAGTTTTTGAGTTGTGCGTAAGCTGTAAAGCTTGTGCGAGCGAATGCCCAAGTAATGTAGACGCAGCGACTCTTAAAGCAGAATTTTTATATCAATACCAAAAAGCAAACGGATTTTCGACTCGAAATAAAATTTTTGCCAACAATGCCAAACTCAATAAAATGGGAAGCAAATTTCCATCGATTACGAATTTTATTTCTAATCAGGCTTTGGTTAAAAAAACAATGGGAATTGCCCCAGAAAGACAAGTTCCGCTTTTGGCGAAAAAGACTTTTAGAAAATGGCATCAAAATCATAAAACTGCTCAAACTGATTTTCCAAACGGCAGATTGTATCTGTTTGTAGATGAATTTACCAATTATTATGACGTAAACATCGGAATTGATGCTTTCGAATTATTGTCCGCATTGGGCTATCAGGTTTTGGTTGTAGATCACGAAGAAAGCGGAAGGACTTATCTTTCAAAAGGATTTTTGGAGGAAGCTAAAGAAATTGCCAATCACAACGTAAATGTTTTCAAGGATTTGGTTTCAGCAAATTCACCTTTAATCGGAATTGAGCCTTCAGCAATTTTGACTTTCAGGGATGAATACCTTCGTTTAGCCGATGATAAAGAGGCAGCAGAGAAATTATCAGGAAATGCTTTTACAATTGAAGAATTCTTCAAAAAAGAAATTATCGACGGAAAAATCACTTCAGATTCTTTTTCAGAAGAAACGAAAGAAATTAAAATCCACGGGCATTGCCACCAGAAATCGTTAAGTTCTGTCGAAGCGACTTTCGCAATGCTGAATCTGCCTAAAAATAACACGGTTACCATTTATAATTCGGGGTGCTGTGGGATGGCGGGGTCTTTTGGCTACGAAAAAGAACATTATCAGGTAAGTATGCAGATGGGTGAGGATACGCTTTTTCCTAAAGTGCGCAACACCGCCGAAAATGTAAAAATCGCCGCTGCAGGAACCAGCTGCCGCCATCAGATTTATGACGGAACCAAACGCGAGGCTCAGCATCCGGTTAGTATTTTGAGAAATTGCTTAAAAGGTTAG